One window of Planktothrix serta PCC 8927 genomic DNA carries:
- a CDS encoding DUF4149 domain-containing protein encodes MPTVSKLEEHPTRWLTLVLTALALWMGGSLILDFVIMPTMYVSGMMEETGFTSAGTLIFSVFNRFELVCAAVGLTSLIALATTLPEKFSNRIRTITGLSLFLLAIAMIYTYILTPQMSALGINLNLFNGFTSIPDGMNQLHWSYFTLELIKLSLLGIVLGWCYRNHSKLDITF; translated from the coding sequence ATGCCAACAGTCTCTAAACTAGAAGAACATCCTACGCGCTGGCTAACGCTGGTACTCACAGCCTTAGCATTATGGATGGGCGGTAGCTTAATTCTTGACTTTGTAATTATGCCAACAATGTATGTTTCTGGCATGATGGAAGAGACAGGATTTACTTCCGCAGGAACGCTGATTTTTTCAGTGTTTAATCGTTTTGAGTTAGTTTGTGCCGCCGTTGGTTTAACCAGCTTAATTGCATTAGCAACAACCCTTCCTGAAAAATTTAGTAATCGCATTCGGACAATCACCGGATTATCCTTATTTCTGTTAGCGATTGCGATGATTTACACCTACATTCTCACGCCTCAAATGAGTGCATTAGGAATTAACCTCAACCTATTTAATGGGTTTACGAGTATTCCCGATGGCATGAACCAACTCCACTGGAGTTATTTTACCCTAGAACTGATTAAATTATCCCTTTTAGGCATAGTTTTAGGATGGTGTTATCGCAATCACAGTAAACTCGATATCACCTTCTAA
- a CDS encoding DUF29 domain-containing protein, translating into MTTQLPITESQQTSSLYEEDYHLWLMNTIHQLQQGKLAKVDLVNLIEELEAMVRSEKKAIRSNLRILLMHLLKYKYQSEKRTNSWLFTIREHRKRLRDDFKSSPSLKRYFLDVFQECYQDARELAADETGLSINTFPVESPFSQEETLNPDYLPE; encoded by the coding sequence ATGACAACCCAACTCCCGATCACAGAATCTCAACAAACTTCTAGTTTATACGAAGAAGATTATCATTTGTGGTTAATGAATACCATTCATCAATTACAACAGGGAAAATTAGCCAAAGTTGATCTCGTTAATTTAATTGAAGAATTAGAAGCTATGGTCAGAAGTGAAAAAAAGGCTATCAGAAGTAATCTGAGAATTTTGTTAATGCACTTATTAAAATATAAGTATCAATCTGAGAAACGAACGAATAGTTGGCTCTTTACTATTCGAGAACATCGAAAAAGATTACGAGATGATTTTAAAAGTAGTCCAAGTTTAAAACGATATTTTCTTGATGTTTTTCAAGAATGTTATCAAGATGCTAGAGAATTAGCTGCTGATGAAACGGGATTATCAATCAATACTTTCCCTGTAGAATCTCCCTTTTCTCAAGAAGAAACTTTAAACCCAGACTATTTACCGGAGTGA
- a CDS encoding DNA cytosine methyltransferase encodes MSLIERLSQVKWEHTPSTLSLFSGCGGMDLPLHKAGFKVVWAIDSNADACKSFRRNIADVIVHNQIENINIAEVPDADLITGGFPCQDFSMIWKRPGLEGERGNLYTYFLKFVQAKRPKAFIAENVKGLLSANNYKAIQRIISDFENIEPGYLVKPKLYNFADYGVPQFRERVLLVGIRKDTGFNFIHPQPEYGLNRKYPYRTASQALTGVENIPDNNEHQKIQPRTIEILKRIKPGGNFTDIPKDSEYYVKGMISHVYRRLHPNQPSTTIIAGGGGGTWGYHYQEPRALTNRERARLQSFPDDFIFEGSVTEIRRQIGNAVPPDGIVALVEALIPLFTGEYQSFDLYAMGENLQTLPLKERLKLANQESCEFISLR; translated from the coding sequence ATGTCATTAATTGAACGATTATCTCAAGTTAAATGGGAACATACCCCCTCAACTCTGTCTCTATTTTCGGGATGTGGAGGAATGGATTTACCTTTACATAAAGCCGGATTTAAAGTGGTTTGGGCGATTGACTCTAATGCTGATGCTTGCAAAAGTTTTCGGCGGAATATTGCGGATGTAATTGTTCATAATCAAATTGAAAATATTAATATTGCTGAAGTTCCTGATGCGGATTTAATTACGGGGGGTTTCCCGTGTCAAGATTTTTCAATGATTTGGAAACGTCCAGGGTTAGAAGGAGAACGAGGTAATTTATATACTTATTTTCTCAAGTTTGTTCAAGCGAAAAGACCGAAAGCGTTTATTGCTGAAAACGTGAAAGGGTTATTAAGTGCTAATAATTATAAGGCGATTCAACGAATTATTTCTGACTTTGAAAATATTGAACCCGGATATTTAGTAAAACCTAAACTTTATAATTTTGCAGATTATGGGGTTCCTCAATTTCGAGAACGGGTATTATTAGTCGGAATTAGAAAAGATACCGGATTTAATTTTATTCATCCTCAACCGGAATATGGATTAAATCGAAAGTATCCTTATCGCACCGCATCACAAGCATTAACAGGAGTTGAAAATATTCCCGATAATAATGAACATCAAAAAATCCAACCGAGAACTATTGAAATTTTAAAACGAATTAAACCCGGAGGAAATTTTACTGATATTCCTAAAGATAGCGAATATTATGTTAAAGGAATGATTAGTCATGTTTACCGACGTTTACATCCTAACCAACCTTCAACGACAATTATCGCAGGTGGTGGCGGTGGAACTTGGGGATATCATTACCAAGAACCCAGAGCATTAACCAATCGAGAACGAGCTAGGTTACAATCTTTTCCAGATGATTTTATCTTTGAAGGATCAGTTACAGAAATTCGTCGCCAAATTGGAAATGCAGTTCCTCCTGATGGGATTGTAGCGTTAGTTGAAGCGTTAATTCCTTTATTTACTGGGGAATATCAGAGTTTTGATTTATATGCAATGGGTGAGAATTTACAAACCTTACCGCTTAAAGAACGTTTGAAATTAGCAAATCAAGAAAGTTGTGAATTTATATCACTCCGGTAA
- a CDS encoding beta-ketoacyl-ACP synthase, giving the protein MQVVVTGIGLISALGNLETTWKQLLSGQSGIFPHQPFGELLTKPLALIQDIPSHPTELLENAIADALIMANLTPPLLDCGVVIGSSRGYQGKLEQLASGFYSPLGIEDINQFVDYLPFNIALNVAKRIGSLGIILSPMAACSTGIWAIAQGFELIQTEQCQRVLVGAVEAPITPLILAGFEQMGALATTGCYPFDRNREGFVLGEGAAILILESEALALQRSAQIYGKILGFGLTADACYGNKPDMLGKSAIAAIKTCLKNSHLSSDKIDYIHTHGTATILNDQHEVNLIQQLFPEGVSVSSTKGATGHTLGASGALGVAFCLMALNYQLLPPCVGLKTSEFDLDFVTSVRSDLIKNTLCFSFGFGGQNAIIAITKT; this is encoded by the coding sequence ATGCAAGTTGTTGTTACTGGTATTGGTTTAATCTCTGCATTAGGAAATTTAGAAACAACCTGGAAACAATTGTTATCCGGTCAATCAGGAATATTCCCCCATCAACCTTTCGGTGAACTTTTAACAAAACCTCTAGCTTTAATTCAAGATATTCCTTCTCATCCTACGGAATTATTAGAAAATGCGATCGCCGATGCGTTAATCATGGCTAATTTAACCCCACCTTTATTAGACTGTGGTGTTGTTATAGGTTCGAGTCGAGGATATCAAGGAAAATTAGAACAATTAGCTTCAGGGTTTTACTCCCCTTTGGGAATAGAAGATATTAATCAATTTGTAGATTATTTACCGTTTAATATCGCTTTAAATGTTGCTAAAAGAATCGGTTCCCTAGGGATAATTTTATCACCGATGGCAGCTTGTTCTACAGGAATTTGGGCGATCGCTCAGGGATTTGAACTGATTCAAACCGAACAATGTCAGCGTGTGCTGGTGGGTGCAGTTGAAGCCCCGATTACTCCTTTAATCTTAGCAGGATTTGAACAAATGGGAGCTTTAGCAACTACAGGTTGCTATCCCTTTGATCGAAATCGAGAAGGATTTGTTTTAGGGGAAGGGGCGGCTATTTTAATCTTAGAATCAGAAGCTTTAGCACTACAAAGAAGTGCTCAAATTTATGGGAAAATATTAGGATTTGGATTGACAGCAGATGCTTGTTATGGTAATAAACCAGATATGTTAGGAAAAAGTGCGATCGCAGCCATCAAAACCTGTTTAAAAAATAGTCATTTATCTTCTGATAAAATTGATTATATTCACACTCATGGAACCGCTACAATATTAAATGATCAACATGAAGTAAATTTAATACAACAATTATTTCCTGAAGGTGTTTCTGTTAGTTCTACAAAAGGGGCGACCGGACATACATTAGGCGCGTCAGGAGCATTAGGAGTGGCGTTTTGTTTAATGGCATTAAATTATCAACTTTTACCCCCTTGTGTGGGTTTAAAAACCTCGGAATTTGATTTAGATTTTGTTACTTCAGTTCGTTCTGATTTAATTAAAAATACTTTATGTTTTAGTTTTGGATTTGGAGGACAAAATGCTATTATAGCAATTACTAAAACCTAA